The window CTCCGCGCAGTCCGTCCGCTCCCCGTCGAGCCGCGCGATCCGCCCCGCGAGCTCGTCACACGACCGCGCCAGCCGCTCCACCGTCGATCGCGCCGCCGTCGCCCGCTCGCGCACCCGCGCGAGGCGCACCTTGCGCTCGGTCACCACCGACTGCTGCGCGAGGACCCGCTCCTTCCACTCGGCCGCGAGATCCTCGCTCGTCGCCAGCCTGCCGGCGACCTCCTCGCGCTGCCGCTTGCCCTCCTCGAGCTTCTCGCGCGCCTCTTCCTGCTCGCCGCCTGCGTTCTCCAGCGCGCCCATGATCTCCTCGAGATCCCGCTGGACCACGCTGCGCCGCTTCTGCGCCGCCGCGAGCTGCTCCTCGGCGCGGCGTAGATCCTTCTCCGCCGTCACGAGCGCGATCTCGCTGCCGTGCGCCTCGCTCCGCGCCTTGTCCACGGCTGCCGTCAGCTCCGCGATCCGCTGCCGCTCGGCCGTCTGCGCTTCGAGCAGCCCCGTCACCTGATCGCCGAGCTTCGCCACCACGTCGTGGAGCTCGCGGATCTCGCGCTTCTGCTCCAGCATGCCCGCGGCCACCGCGTCACCCGCGCCGCCGCTCACGGTTCCATCCGGACGAACCACCGTCCCGTCGAGCGAGACGAGCGTCACCGTCGCGCCCGACGTCGCGAGCCGGATCGCCGCCTCCGCCGTGCGCACGACGACCGCGTCGCCCACGAGCGCCCGCACGAGCGGCTCGTCCTCCGCGGAGAAGCGCAACATCTCGAAGAGCGGCCCCACCACGTCCTCGCCCGACGGCGAGGCCGAGGCTCCGCCCGCCACGTACCGCGGTCGGGCCGGGACGAGCGTCGCGCGCCCCTGCTTCTTCGCGGCGAGATCCCCGAGCAGCGCGGAGGCGCGCTCGGTGTTCGTCACGACGATCGCCTGCAGTTTGTCCCCGAGCAGCGCGGCGAAGGCGGGGAGCAGCTCCGAAGGCGCCTCGATCCGGTCGGCCACGAGGCCCACGATCGACGGATCCTTCGTCTTGAGCAGGCTCTTCGGCCCGGATCCCACGCCTTCGAGCCGCGCCTGGATCTCCTCGAGCGCCCGCAGGCGGCTGCGCTTCTGGTTGTGCTCGTTCTTCGCCTGCTCGACCTTGCGATCGCTCGCGACCGCCTGCTCTCGGAGCGTCTTCGCCTCGTTCTCGAGCGCGGCTCGCTGCTCGGCCGACGCCTTCTTCTGCTCGGCCATCTCCGCGACCTGCGTCGCCAGCGCCTCGCGCTTCTTCTCGAGCTCTTCCAGCTCGTAGACCAGCCGCCCGTGCTCGTCGTCGAGCTTCTCGCGGCGGATCATCATGTCCGAGAACCGCCGCTCGTAACCCGTCAGCGTCGCCTCGGCCGCCGCGACCTTCGCCGCCGCGTCCGCTGCCAGCTTGCGCAGCCGTGACGCCTCCTGCTCGGCCTCCTTCTCGCCTGCGCGCACCTCCTCGAGCAGCTCGTGTTCTTCGAGCGCCTCGCGGTTCTCGCGTTGCTCCTCGGCGGCCACGTTCTCGAGCTGCTTCTCCAGCTCCGCGCGCTCGACCTTGAGGTCCGCGATCGTCTTCTCCAGGTCCTCTTGCTCGATCGTCGCCGCGGCCCTGCGCTCTTCGAGGTGCTTGAAGCGATCCTTGGCGCGCGCGAGCTCGGCCTGGAACGTGCGCACGTCGTTGTCGGCGGAGAACGCCGCGTTTTGCGCCTTCTCGGCTTGCTCCTCGGTCTGGTGCGCGGCGAGCCTCTGCACCTCGAGCTCGGCGTCACGCGCGGCGAGCGCCGTGCGCGAGGCGAGGACCTTCTCCGCGTACTCGGCCCGCGCCGCGGTCTCGCGCTGCCGGAGCACGATGATCTCGAGCAGCTTGTGCGAGGCCTCGTGCAGCATGAGGTCCTCGAGCTCCTTGCGGTACGAGATGTACCGCTCGGCCTTCGCGGCCTGACGCTTCAACGAGGAGAGGCTGCGCGAGATCTCCGAGACGATGTCGCCGATACGCAGCAGGTTCTGCCGCGTCTGATCCATCTTCTGCTCGGCCTGCTTCTTCCGGGCCTTGTACTTCGTGATGCCCGCGGCCTCCTCGATCAGCATGCGCCGATCCTCGGGCCGGGCCGACACGATGAGGCCGATCTTGCCCTGCTCGATGATCGAGTACGCCTTCGTGCCGACGCCCGTGCCGAGGAAGAGGTCCGTGATGTCCTTCAGGCGGACCTGGGTCTTGTTGATCAGGTACTCGCTCGTCCCGTCGCGGTAGAGCCTGCGGGTGACGGCGATCTCGGCGTAGTCCTTGTATTCGAGCGGGAGCTGCTGAGCGAGCTCGGGGTCGGTGTTGTCGAACGTGAGCGTGACCTCGGCCATGCCGTGTGGCCCGCGCGTCTCCGACCCGTTGAAGATGACGTCGGCCATGCTCCGGCCGCGCAGGTGCTTCGCGCTCTGCTCGCCCATGCACCAGCGGATCGCGTCGACGATGTTCGACTTGCCGCATCCGTTCGGGCCGACGATGCCCACGACGTCGACGTCGAAATGGATCACCGTCCGGTCGACGAACGACTTGAAGCCGGCGATCTCGAGCTTGCGAATGCGCATTCCGTCGTCCCGGCGCGAGGCTGACGGTCACATGGCGTCACATAATGCCACGTACCGCCACGCATCGCGCAGGGCTAGGGTTACACCCGCCGGGGGGGCGCGGCAAGCGCGATAGGGCAGGGGCCGACCCGGTCGTTCGGGGGCGGCACGTCCCGGTTGTACGGGGAGGGCTCGAAAGGGCTAGCCACCGGCGCCCTGGGTGGCCAGAATGGCCGGCAGTCGGCCCGTCACCTTGACAGGCGCCCAAGGAAGCCGTACCTGCACGGCGAAATCCAGAGGTATTCTTTATGCCTACCTACGAGTACGCCTGCACGTCCTGCACTCACGAGTGGGAAACCGAGCAGTCGATTCGTGAAGATCCCCTCAAGGAGTGCCCGAGCTGCCACAAGGAAACCGCCCGAAGGCAGATTTCCCGCGGCACCGGCTTCATCCTCAAGGGAGGCGGCTGGTACGCCGACCTCTACAGCTCGTCCGGCAACAAGGCCGCGGCGAAGTCCGAGACCAGCACGAGCTCCGACAGCAGCAGCTCGTCGTCGTCTGCGTCGTCGTCTTCGTCTTCGTCCTCGGACAGCTCGTCGAGCACGTCCTCGACGCCCTCGGCAGCCACGCCCTGATCCGGCCGATCCGGAGGCGCGGCGGGTCTCCCGTCCCGATCCGTATACGGTAGGGCCGCCCCGGGTCGGTCCGAGGAATGCTAGGTTGTCGGGGTATGGACGAGAGAAAGCGGCTCGATGAGCTTCGCGCGCAGCTCGCGGAGATCGATCACCAGATGCTCCGCCAGTTGGAGCGTCGCGCGCGTGTCGCTCAGGACATCATCAAGCTGCGGAGCGGGACTGCTCGTTT of the Polyangium spumosum genome contains:
- the smc gene encoding chromosome segregation protein SMC, whose amino-acid sequence is MRIRKLEIAGFKSFVDRTVIHFDVDVVGIVGPNGCGKSNIVDAIRWCMGEQSAKHLRGRSMADVIFNGSETRGPHGMAEVTLTFDNTDPELAQQLPLEYKDYAEIAVTRRLYRDGTSEYLINKTQVRLKDITDLFLGTGVGTKAYSIIEQGKIGLIVSARPEDRRMLIEEAAGITKYKARKKQAEQKMDQTRQNLLRIGDIVSEISRSLSSLKRQAAKAERYISYRKELEDLMLHEASHKLLEIIVLRQRETAARAEYAEKVLASRTALAARDAELEVQRLAAHQTEEQAEKAQNAAFSADNDVRTFQAELARAKDRFKHLEERRAAATIEQEDLEKTIADLKVERAELEKQLENVAAEEQRENREALEEHELLEEVRAGEKEAEQEASRLRKLAADAAAKVAAAEATLTGYERRFSDMMIRREKLDDEHGRLVYELEELEKKREALATQVAEMAEQKKASAEQRAALENEAKTLREQAVASDRKVEQAKNEHNQKRSRLRALEEIQARLEGVGSGPKSLLKTKDPSIVGLVADRIEAPSELLPAFAALLGDKLQAIVVTNTERASALLGDLAAKKQGRATLVPARPRYVAGGASASPSGEDVVGPLFEMLRFSAEDEPLVRALVGDAVVVRTAEAAIRLATSGATVTLVSLDGTVVRPDGTVSGGAGDAVAAGMLEQKREIRELHDVVAKLGDQVTGLLEAQTAERQRIAELTAAVDKARSEAHGSEIALVTAEKDLRRAEEQLAAAQKRRSVVQRDLEEIMGALENAGGEQEEAREKLEEGKRQREEVAGRLATSEDLAAEWKERVLAQQSVVTERKVRLARVRERATAARSTVERLARSCDELAGRIARLDGERTDCAEGAGVAAATMMLSREKLDDAVQRAQSAHAAFEDAKRRLDEARQILAAKEADLKGLRTELTEATEKLRHHEMALARLDIEENHLIEGVKEKFRGLYLPTVVGDYHKRAPVDQQHRARIQELGELLDRMGPVNLDAMREYAEAEERHKYYAQQKDDLESALGDLEKAIAQMNRECKKLFKTTFDAINARFKALFPKMFRGGAAELRLTNPEDMLETGIEILAQPPGKKLGNIELMSGGEKALTAVSLIFAIFQFKPSPFCVLDEVDAPLDEANVARYNEAIRSMTAHSQFILITHIKRTMQSVDVLYGVTMQEPGVSRIVSVKVNETTKSTKDKPAEAVAVA